The following proteins come from a genomic window of Iamia sp. SCSIO 61187:
- a CDS encoding HNH endonuclease signature motif containing protein: MDEVVCDETSEAVDSVDLAELLAADTGEMSDEAVRLHLLALHRVHARVEGAITAATGTFAVRKLHTADAGRSPAGWLVARVDQPRGRCQAEVTLGELLPEMPVVAAAFRAGRIGRPKVLQLAEVRTPELVEVFADHEAYLVSEVARLRVDGAGRFLRAWQQQARLHIGWIDPDGPDPGDAPRARVDMSRTFAGRWVLDAELCAEDGTIVRSAIDAEVDELFRVGTFSDHDGMSPAERRGYAVVQIFARKGRPGTKHGAPRPSVEVICDERTLQGLPIDDDEDLRTRICELIDGTPLAPASLHRLLCGADVHRLVIAADGEVLDAGKDIRLANRGQRRALRFRHARHCAFPGCEAPTDWTEAHHVIEYDPDPSNDRGRTDMDNLVPLCRYHHHKVHEGGFTLILTPDGRVRVERPPDAAGRRCRITPARPHRRPVETDPLHALARRRIKALVAAAR; the protein is encoded by the coding sequence ATGGACGAGGTCGTGTGCGACGAGACGAGCGAGGCGGTCGACAGCGTCGATCTCGCCGAGCTGCTCGCCGCGGACACCGGCGAGATGAGCGACGAGGCCGTCCGCCTGCACCTGCTGGCCCTGCACCGGGTGCACGCCCGGGTCGAGGGCGCCATCACCGCCGCCACGGGCACCTTCGCGGTGCGGAAGCTCCACACCGCCGATGCCGGGCGCAGCCCGGCCGGGTGGTTGGTGGCTCGGGTCGATCAGCCCCGGGGCCGGTGCCAGGCCGAGGTGACCTTGGGCGAGCTCCTTCCGGAGATGCCCGTCGTCGCCGCCGCGTTCCGGGCCGGGCGCATCGGGCGACCCAAGGTCCTCCAGCTGGCCGAGGTGCGCACGCCGGAGCTGGTGGAGGTCTTCGCCGATCACGAGGCCTACCTGGTGTCCGAGGTCGCCCGTCTGCGCGTCGATGGCGCCGGCCGGTTCCTGCGGGCCTGGCAGCAACAGGCCCGCCTCCACATCGGCTGGATCGACCCCGACGGCCCCGACCCCGGCGACGCGCCGCGGGCCCGGGTCGACATGTCCCGCACCTTCGCGGGCCGGTGGGTCCTCGACGCCGAGCTGTGCGCCGAGGACGGCACCATCGTCCGCTCGGCGATCGACGCCGAGGTCGACGAGCTGTTCCGGGTCGGCACCTTCTCCGACCACGACGGCATGAGCCCCGCTGAGCGGCGTGGGTACGCCGTGGTCCAGATCTTCGCCCGCAAGGGCCGACCCGGGACCAAGCACGGCGCCCCCCGCCCGTCGGTCGAGGTGATCTGCGACGAACGGACCCTCCAAGGCCTGCCCATCGACGACGACGAGGACCTCCGCACCCGCATCTGCGAGCTGATCGATGGCACCCCGCTCGCCCCCGCCTCCCTCCACCGCCTTCTCTGCGGGGCCGATGTGCACCGGTTGGTGATCGCCGCCGACGGCGAGGTCCTCGACGCCGGCAAGGACATCAGGCTCGCCAACCGGGGCCAACGCCGAGCGCTCCGGTTCCGCCACGCGAGGCACTGCGCCTTCCCCGGCTGCGAGGCCCCCACCGACTGGACCGAGGCCCACCACGTCATCGAGTACGACCCCGATCCGTCGAACGATCGCGGCCGGACCGACATGGACAACCTGGTCCCGCTGTGCCGCTACCACCACCACAAGGTGCACGAGGGCGGGTTCACCCTGATCCTCACCCCCGACGGTCGGGTCCGGGTCGAGCGTCCACCCGACGCCGCCGGCCGACGATGTCGCATCACTCCGGCCCGCCCCCACCGTCGGCCCGTCGAGACCGACCCGCTGCACGCACTCGCCCGACGCCGCATCAAGGCCCTCGTCGCCGCCGCCCGCTGA